In one Paraburkholderia azotifigens genomic region, the following are encoded:
- the sucC gene encoding ADP-forming succinate--CoA ligase subunit beta, whose amino-acid sequence MNIHEYQAKELLKGYGVAVPNGRVAFTPQEAEDAALALGGAVWVVKSQIHAGGRGAGRFTDDPNGKGGVRVVETVSDVGSNAAQMLSHVLVTKQTGPAGREVKRVYVEEGCAIERELYLGMLIDRSTSRITVMASTEGGMEIEEVAAHTPEKILKVAIDPATGLQPFHARQLAFGLGLTGKQVKSATQFIANAYRAFVELDASIVEINPLVVTQQGDVIALDAKINFDDNALFRHPLIEALRDEAEEDAAELEAAKHGLNYVTLDGNIGCMVNGAGLAMATMDIIKLYGGEPANFLDVGGGATRERVATAFRLILRDPKVEGILVNIFGGIMRCDVIAEGVVSAAREVDLRVPLVVRLEGTNVELGKQILRDSGLPILSADHLADAASKVVAAVKDKNHAAAATEAN is encoded by the coding sequence GTGAATATCCACGAATATCAGGCGAAGGAACTGCTGAAAGGCTATGGCGTCGCCGTGCCGAACGGTCGCGTCGCGTTCACGCCGCAGGAAGCCGAAGACGCGGCGCTCGCGCTGGGCGGCGCGGTGTGGGTCGTCAAGTCGCAGATTCATGCGGGCGGGCGCGGCGCAGGCCGCTTCACCGACGATCCGAACGGCAAAGGCGGCGTGCGCGTCGTGGAAACGGTCAGCGACGTCGGTTCGAATGCCGCGCAGATGCTGTCGCACGTGCTCGTCACGAAGCAGACGGGACCGGCGGGCCGCGAAGTGAAACGCGTATATGTCGAGGAAGGCTGCGCGATCGAACGCGAGCTGTATCTCGGCATGCTGATCGACCGCAGCACGTCGCGCATCACGGTGATGGCGTCGACGGAAGGCGGCATGGAGATCGAGGAAGTCGCCGCGCACACGCCCGAGAAAATCCTCAAGGTCGCAATCGACCCGGCGACGGGCCTGCAGCCGTTCCACGCGCGCCAGCTCGCCTTCGGTCTCGGACTGACGGGCAAGCAGGTGAAGTCGGCGACGCAGTTCATCGCCAACGCGTACCGCGCGTTCGTCGAACTGGACGCGTCGATCGTCGAGATCAATCCGCTCGTCGTCACGCAGCAAGGCGACGTGATCGCACTCGACGCGAAGATCAATTTCGACGACAACGCCCTCTTCCGTCATCCGCTCATCGAAGCGCTGCGCGACGAAGCCGAAGAAGACGCCGCCGAACTCGAAGCCGCGAAGCACGGCCTCAACTACGTGACGCTCGACGGCAACATCGGCTGCATGGTGAACGGCGCGGGCCTCGCGATGGCGACGATGGACATCATCAAGCTCTATGGCGGCGAGCCGGCGAACTTTCTCGATGTCGGCGGCGGCGCGACCAGGGAGCGCGTCGCAACCGCGTTCCGTCTGATTCTGCGCGATCCGAAAGTCGAAGGAATTCTGGTCAACATCTTCGGCGGCATCATGCGCTGCGACGTGATCGCGGAAGGCGTGGTGAGCGCCGCGCGCGAAGTGGATCTGCGCGTGCCGCTCGTGGTGCGGCTGGAAGGCACGAACGTCGAACTCGGCAAACAGATTCTGCGCGACTCGGGCCTGCCCATTCTCTCAGCCGATCACCTCGCCGACGCGGCGAGCAAAGTGGTCGCCGCAGTCAAGGACAAGAACCACGCGGCAGCCGCGACGGAGGCAAACTGA
- the frc gene encoding formyl-CoA transferase, which produces MGKALDGVRILDFTHVQSGPTCTQLLAWFGADVIKVERAGAGDITREQLRDVPDADSLYFTMLNHNKRSVTIDTKNPEGKLVLEALIQKCDVLVENFAPGALDRMGFTWERIQELNPKMIVASVKGFGPGPYEDCKVYENVAQCVGGAASTTGFDDGPPVVTGAQIGDSGTGLHLALGIVTALYQRTMTGRGQKVLAAMQDGVLNLCRVKLRDQQRLERTGVMKEYPQYPNGTFGEAVPRAGNASGGGQPGWILKCKGWEHDPNAYIYFITQAPVWVKICNVIGKEEWATDPEYATPNARLPRLKEIFAEVERWTMTKTKFEAMEILNKYDIPCGPILSMKEIADDESLRKTGTIVEVDHPVRGKYLTVGNPIKLSDSPTEVTRSPLLGEHTDEVMAELGYSPAQIEALRTAGAI; this is translated from the coding sequence ATGGGCAAAGCACTCGACGGTGTGCGCATTCTCGATTTCACGCACGTGCAATCGGGGCCGACCTGCACGCAGCTGCTCGCATGGTTCGGCGCGGACGTGATCAAGGTGGAGCGCGCAGGCGCAGGCGACATCACGCGCGAACAGCTGCGCGATGTGCCGGACGCCGACAGCCTGTACTTCACGATGCTCAACCACAACAAGCGTTCGGTGACCATCGACACGAAGAACCCCGAAGGCAAGCTCGTGCTCGAGGCGCTGATCCAGAAGTGCGACGTGCTGGTGGAGAACTTCGCGCCGGGCGCGCTCGATCGCATGGGTTTCACGTGGGAGCGCATCCAGGAACTCAATCCGAAGATGATCGTGGCGTCCGTGAAGGGCTTCGGTCCCGGTCCGTACGAAGATTGCAAGGTCTACGAGAACGTCGCGCAGTGCGTGGGCGGCGCGGCGTCGACGACGGGCTTCGACGATGGTCCGCCCGTCGTGACGGGTGCGCAGATCGGCGACAGCGGCACGGGTCTGCATCTGGCGCTTGGCATCGTCACGGCGCTCTACCAGCGCACGATGACGGGCCGCGGCCAGAAGGTGCTCGCGGCGATGCAGGACGGCGTGCTGAACCTGTGCCGCGTGAAGCTGCGCGACCAGCAGCGTCTGGAGCGCACGGGCGTGATGAAGGAGTACCCGCAATATCCGAACGGCACGTTTGGCGAAGCCGTGCCGCGTGCGGGCAATGCATCGGGCGGCGGACAGCCGGGCTGGATTCTCAAGTGCAAGGGCTGGGAGCACGATCCGAACGCGTACATCTACTTCATTACGCAAGCCCCTGTGTGGGTGAAGATCTGCAACGTGATCGGCAAGGAAGAGTGGGCGACGGATCCTGAGTACGCGACGCCGAATGCACGCCTGCCGCGCCTGAAGGAAATCTTCGCGGAAGTCGAGCGCTGGACGATGACGAAGACGAAGTTCGAGGCGATGGAAATCCTCAACAAGTACGACATTCCGTGCGGCCCGATTCTGTCGATGAAGGAAATCGCAGACGACGAATCGCTGCGTAAGACAGGCACGATCGTCGAAGTCGATCACCCGGTGCGCGGCAAGTATCTGACGGTGGGCAATCCGATCAAGCTGTCGGACAGCCCGACGGAAGTGACGCGTTCGCCGCTGCTCGGCGAACACACCGACGAAGTGATGGCCGAACTCGGCTATTCGCCGGCACAGATCGAAGCGCTCAGGACAGCAGGCGCGATCTGA
- a CDS encoding LysR family transcriptional regulator, which translates to MTMRNATLRQLKVFETVARHLSFSRAAEELHLTQPAVSTQVRQLEEHAGLPLFEQLGKKIYLTPAGTEMLHYSRAIIQQFHEVDEAMGQLKGVSGGKLNVAVISAGDYFFPRLLAEFTRRYAGVELNLAVHNREELLHQLSTNQTDLAVMVRPPQEMDAINEAFAPHPYVIVAAPTHPLASKRNIKLSQLASEAFVVRERGSDTWNSMEEGFAGRLTNLKIAMEIKSTETIKQAVIAGMGIAFLSAHTISLELQVGHLVVLDVEGFPVMLNWYVVHRKNKRLPPVAEAFKRFLMEEGANLIEQITRVNQLAVHK; encoded by the coding sequence ATGACAATGCGTAACGCGACCCTGCGTCAGCTGAAGGTCTTCGAAACAGTGGCGCGACATCTGAGCTTTTCGCGCGCGGCGGAGGAACTGCACCTCACGCAGCCCGCTGTCTCCACCCAGGTCCGGCAGCTTGAAGAGCATGCGGGCCTGCCGCTTTTCGAGCAGCTCGGCAAGAAAATCTACCTGACGCCGGCAGGCACGGAGATGCTTCACTACAGCCGCGCGATCATTCAGCAATTTCATGAAGTCGATGAAGCGATGGGCCAGCTCAAGGGCGTATCGGGCGGCAAGCTGAATGTCGCGGTGATCAGTGCGGGCGACTACTTCTTTCCGCGTTTGCTCGCAGAATTCACGCGCCGCTATGCGGGCGTCGAACTGAATCTTGCCGTGCACAATCGCGAAGAGCTGCTGCATCAGTTGTCGACCAACCAGACCGATCTCGCGGTGATGGTGCGTCCGCCGCAGGAAATGGACGCGATCAACGAAGCGTTCGCGCCGCATCCCTATGTGATCGTCGCGGCGCCCACTCATCCGCTTGCGAGCAAGCGCAACATCAAGCTCAGCCAGCTGGCGAGCGAAGCGTTCGTTGTGCGCGAGCGCGGTTCCGACACATGGAATTCGATGGAAGAGGGCTTTGCGGGCCGGCTGACGAACCTCAAGATCGCGATGGAGATCAAGAGCACGGAGACGATCAAGCAGGCCGTGATCGCGGGCATGGGCATCGCGTTTCTGTCGGCGCATACGATCAGTCTCGAGCTGCAGGTCGGACATCTCGTCGTGCTCGATGTCGAGGGTTTTCCCGTGATGCTCAACTGGTACGTCGTGCATCGCAAGAACAAGCGGCTGCCGCCCGTCGCCGAGGCCTTCAAGCGTTTTCTGATGGAAGAAGGCGCGAATCTGATCGAGCAGATTACGCGCGTGAATCAACTGGCCGTCCATAAATGA
- the oxlT gene encoding oxalate/formate MFS antiporter: MNSISQQAPVAFWRSRWWQLAFGILCMGLVANLQYAWTLFVAPMSAKHHWGQAEVQLAFSIFILTETWLVPIEGWLVDRFGPRPVVAGGAICAGLAWVMNSFATTLPELYVASVIAGIGAGGVYGTCVGNALKWFPDKRGLAAGLTAAGFGAGAAVTVIPIANMITAKGYEHTFLFFGILQGVAIFVLALLLRKPEGVKVAAVKRKFAVTKQDYTPGQMIKAPVFWVIYASFVAVAAGGLMATAQIGPIAKDWGLAKLPMTLFGATLPLLTMTLSIDNICNGFTRPLCGFISDKIGRENTMFAIFIGEGLALLGLMQYGQNPYAFMTFAALIFLFWGEIFSIFPAICADTFGSKYAAANAGTLYTAKGTASLIVPIASVLAATGGWNLVFIVSAVITIAAGVSAKFVLAPMRARWIASSNERSHELEPELAANGPGLRHWPEQTGE, from the coding sequence ATGAACAGCATTTCACAGCAAGCTCCGGTTGCGTTCTGGCGCAGCCGTTGGTGGCAATTGGCATTCGGCATTCTATGCATGGGGCTCGTCGCGAACCTGCAGTACGCATGGACGCTGTTCGTTGCACCGATGAGTGCAAAGCATCATTGGGGGCAGGCTGAAGTTCAGCTCGCGTTCTCGATCTTCATTCTGACCGAGACGTGGCTGGTGCCCATCGAAGGATGGCTGGTCGACCGCTTCGGTCCGCGTCCCGTCGTCGCGGGCGGCGCGATCTGCGCAGGCCTTGCGTGGGTGATGAATTCGTTTGCGACCACGCTGCCGGAGCTGTATGTCGCGTCTGTCATCGCCGGTATCGGCGCGGGCGGCGTGTACGGCACGTGCGTCGGCAATGCGCTGAAGTGGTTCCCGGACAAGCGCGGTCTCGCGGCCGGTCTGACGGCTGCGGGCTTCGGCGCAGGCGCCGCTGTGACGGTGATTCCCATTGCGAACATGATCACAGCCAAGGGCTACGAGCACACGTTCCTGTTCTTCGGCATCCTGCAGGGCGTCGCGATCTTCGTGCTGGCGCTGCTGCTGAGAAAGCCGGAGGGCGTGAAGGTCGCCGCCGTCAAGCGCAAGTTCGCGGTGACAAAGCAGGACTACACGCCGGGCCAGATGATCAAGGCGCCCGTGTTCTGGGTGATCTATGCATCGTTCGTCGCGGTCGCGGCAGGCGGTCTGATGGCGACGGCGCAGATTGGTCCGATCGCGAAAGACTGGGGCCTTGCCAAACTGCCGATGACGCTGTTCGGCGCCACGCTGCCGCTGCTGACGATGACGCTGTCGATCGACAACATCTGCAATGGCTTCACGCGTCCGCTGTGCGGCTTCATCTCGGACAAGATCGGCCGTGAAAACACGATGTTCGCGATCTTCATCGGCGAAGGTCTCGCGCTGCTGGGCCTGATGCAGTACGGCCAGAACCCGTATGCGTTCATGACGTTCGCGGCATTGATCTTCCTGTTCTGGGGCGAGATCTTCTCGATCTTCCCGGCGATCTGCGCGGACACGTTCGGCAGCAAGTACGCGGCGGCGAATGCGGGCACGCTTTATACGGCAAAGGGCACGGCCTCGCTGATCGTGCCGATCGCGTCGGTGCTCGCGGCGACGGGCGGCTGGAACCTCGTGTTCATCGTCTCGGCCGTGATCACGATCGCAGCGGGCGTGTCGGCCAAGTTCGTGCTCGCACCGATGCGCGCCCGCTGGATCGCTTCATCGAACGAAAGGTCTCACGAACTCGAGCCGGAACTCGCGGCCAATGGACCGGGCCTGCGGCACTGGCCGGAACAGACGGGCGAATAA
- a CDS encoding LysR family transcriptional regulator yields the protein MNVSLQQLKVFVAVARQRSFTRAAREFDLTQSAVSRCVRELEESIALRLFDRTTRQVELTTAGSRLERRIGRLIEEIELTLREERAAHEEHTGLVVVACDPVTSSGWLPERLARSAAHFPDLIVTAKEQPQHAVLAAIEQGEVDFGVLCDANVAGADAFHMQPLVSTPLCAVLPHAHPLASGAAVHWEALRNSRSVTQLVTLNAEAGTRNVTERALNTHRIDAARANECGHLAAALRMIELGLGIGVLPVDPHGAALPASLVARPLVPEVSVTTMLVRRRNRSLRPNAEAVWSLFSGKELPAHAGASANTGTATAHSTLKGATHEPMPCVPDDEALMRAS from the coding sequence ATGAACGTATCGTTGCAGCAATTGAAGGTGTTCGTCGCCGTCGCGCGTCAGCGGAGCTTCACCCGTGCGGCGCGCGAGTTCGACCTGACACAGTCGGCCGTGAGCCGGTGCGTGCGCGAACTCGAAGAGTCGATCGCCTTGCGCCTCTTCGACCGCACGACGCGTCAGGTCGAACTGACGACAGCGGGCTCGCGGCTCGAGCGGCGCATTGGGCGCCTGATCGAGGAAATCGAGCTGACCTTGCGCGAGGAGCGCGCCGCACACGAAGAGCACACCGGGCTCGTCGTGGTCGCGTGCGATCCCGTGACGTCGTCGGGCTGGCTGCCCGAGCGGCTTGCGCGCAGCGCCGCGCATTTCCCCGACCTGATCGTCACTGCGAAAGAACAGCCTCAACACGCCGTGCTCGCAGCCATCGAGCAGGGCGAAGTCGATTTCGGCGTGCTCTGCGACGCGAACGTCGCGGGCGCCGATGCCTTCCACATGCAGCCGCTCGTGTCGACGCCGTTGTGCGCGGTGTTGCCGCATGCGCATCCGCTCGCATCCGGCGCCGCCGTGCACTGGGAAGCGCTGCGCAACAGCCGCAGCGTGACGCAGCTCGTCACGCTCAATGCGGAGGCGGGCACGCGCAACGTGACGGAGCGCGCGCTGAACACGCATCGTATCGATGCCGCCCGCGCCAACGAGTGCGGACATCTCGCCGCGGCGTTGCGTATGATCGAACTGGGTCTCGGGATCGGCGTACTGCCCGTCGATCCGCATGGCGCCGCGTTGCCGGCTTCGCTCGTCGCGCGTCCGCTCGTGCCTGAAGTGTCCGTGACGACGATGCTCGTGCGGCGCCGCAACCGCTCGTTGCGTCCGAATGCGGAAGCCGTGTGGTCGCTGTTTTCCGGCAAGGAATTGCCCGCCCATGCCGGCGCGTCCGCGAACACTGGCACAGCAACTGCACACTCAA